In one Carassius carassius chromosome 48, fCarCar2.1, whole genome shotgun sequence genomic region, the following are encoded:
- the fbxo42 gene encoding F-box only protein 42: MVFQQIGKQGRYAEQGSITHGSRVCSGSYPSPKAGATLVLFGDLLVLFGGWTRPSPYPLHQPERFFDEIHTYSPSKNWWNCIVTTRGPPPMAGHSSSVMGSTMVVFGGSLGARQMSNEVWVLDLEQWSWSKPAVSGPSPHPRGGQSQIMIDSETLLILGGCGGPNALLKDAWLLHMSTSPWTWQQLRVENEDHGAPELWCHPACKVGQCVVVFSQAPSGRAPLSPSLNSRPSPISSTPAPLGPEPPSLRSQSPVRGGAAGVVLEEAPCVNGRWGTLRPRASARASSPSRGPDSPPLLNGSSPSPRTSPVQGASPPTRPQAEYSWEGSPSTEPLASNGLHTPPQPGSPHTPPGAVSPATLRRSLEAVKTSSSLPSSSSLSQPCSSASASTPPASSSPPQASDGIPIPPIARRLAHHPPQSLNVGKPLYQSLNCKPMQMYVLDISRAKSGGVVSWRAYGSGGAPSAVTGPPETSLHTVVQGRGELIIFGGLMDKKQNVKYYPKTNALYFVRAKR; this comes from the exons ATGGTATTCCAGCAGATAGGTAAACAGGGCAGGTATGCAGAGCAAGGCAG CATCACTCACGGCTCTCGTGTGTGTTCAGGCTCGTACCCGTCTCCTAAAGCCGGAGCGACGCTGGTTCTGTTCGGGGATCTGCTGGTTCTGTTCGGCGGCTGGACGCGGCCCAGTCCATACCCTCTGCATCAGCCCGAGCGCTTCTTCGACGAGATACACACCTACTCACCCTCCAAAAACTG GTGGAACTGCATCGTGACGACTCGCGGGCCACCGCCGATGGCCGGACACTCGTCCTCTGTGATGGGCAGCACTATGGTGGTGTTTGGAGGCTCTCTGGGCGCGCGGCAGAT GAGTAACGAGGTCTGGGTTCTGGATCTGGAGCAGTGGTCCTGGTCCAAACCAGCCGTTAGCGGCCCGTCTCCTCACCCTCGTGGGGGACAGTCTCAG ATCATGATCGACAGCGAGACCCTGCTGATTCTGGGAGGCTGCGGCGGGCCGAACGCT CTGCTGAAGGATGCGTGGCTGCTGCACATGAGCACCTCCCCCTGGACGTGGCAGCAGCTGCGTGTGGAGAACGAGGATCACGGTGCGCCAGAGCTCTGGTGTCATCCGGCCTGCAAG GTGGGTCAGTGTGTGGTGGTGTTCTCTCAGGCTCCGTCGGGTCGAGCTCCTCTCAGCCCGAGTCTGAACTCTCGTCCCTCACCCATCAGCTCCACACCGGCTCCTCTGGGGCCAGAACCGCCCTCACTGCGCTCACAGTCTCCGGTGCGGGGCGGTGCGGCAGGCGTGGTGCTCGAGGAGGCTCCCTGTGTGAACGGTCGCTGGGGGACACTGCGTCCGAGAGCGTCGGCCCGAGCATCATCACCCTCACGAGGTCCTGACAGCCCACCGCTGCTCAACGGCTCGTCTCCCTCCCCGCGCACCAGCCCTGTGCAGGGGGCGTCTCCACCCACACGCCCGCAGGCGGAGTACAGCTGGGAAGGCTCACCCTCCACTGAACCCCTCGCTTCCAACGGGCTCCACACGCCTCCACAGCCCGGCTCGCCGCACACCCCTCCGGGTGCCGTTTCTCCTGCCACTCTGCGCCGCAGTCTGGAGGCCGTCAAAACCTCTTCGTCACTGCCATCCTCTTCCTCTCTGTCCCAGCCGTGCTCATCTGCGTCCGCCAGCACTCCTCCCGCCTCCTCCAGCCCCCCCCAGGCCTCCGACGGAATCCCCATCCCACCCATCGCCCGCCGCCTCGCCCACCACCCGCCGCAGAGCCTGAACGTGGGCAAGCCGCTCTACCAGTCGCTCAACTGCAAGCCCATGCAGATGTACGTGCTGGACATCTCTCGTGCCAAGTCGGGCGGCGTGGTGTCGTGGCGGGCGTACGGGAGCGGAGGAGCACCCAGCGCGGTCACCGGGCCGCCCGAGACCAGCCTGCATACAGTGGTTCAGGGCCGCGGAGAGCTCATCATCTTCGGAGGCCTGATGGACAAAAAGCAGAACGTGAAATATTACCCCAAAACCAACGCCTTGTACTTCGTCCGCGCCAAGAGGTGA
- the LOC132131490 gene encoding ATPase family AAA domain-containing protein 3-like has translation MSWLFGLNKGQSGAPPDAPVPSAPPPPPPPPAAGGGSGSGDKPKDKWSNFDPTGLERAAQAAKELDRSRHAKEALDLARMQEQTVQLEHQSRVKEYEAALEQLKGDQIRIHAEERRKTLNEETKQNQARAQYQDKLARQRYDDQLRQQQLLNEENLRKQEESVLKQEAMRKATIEHEMDLRHKNEMLRVEAESKARGRVERENADIIREQIRLKAAEHRQTVLESIRTAGAVFGEGFRTFISDWDKVTATVAGLTLLAVGVYSARNATAVAGRYIEARLGKPSLVRETSRFTVVEALKHPVKMAKRLKSKPQDALEGVVLSPTLEERVRDIAIATRNTRQNRGLYRNILMYGPPGTGKTLFAKKLAMHSGMDYAIMTGGDVAPMGRDGVTAMHKVFDWAGTSGRGLLLFVDEADAFLRKRSTEKISEDLRATLNAFLYRTGEQSNKFMLVLASNQPEQFDWAINDRIDEIVNFMLPGLEERERLVRLYFDKYVLQPATGGRQRLKLAQFDYGLMCSDIAKRVEGMSGREISKLAVAWQAAAYSSEDGVLTEAMMDARVDDAVRQHQQKMDWLHGEGVLDNEGRTTPTKGSAPPLKAQEVLRPLQEVPADRSKPDGTPV, from the exons ATGTCGTGGCTCTTCGGGCTCAATAAAGGTCAGAGCGGCGCTCCGCCGGACGCTCCGGTTCCGtccgctcctcctcctcctcctcctcctcctgcggCCGGCGGTGGCTCCGGTTCGGGTGACAAACCCAAGGACAAATGGAGCAACTTCGACCCGACGGGGCTGGAGCGCGCGGCGCAGGCGGCCAAAGAGCTGGACCGATCGC GTCACGCCAAAGAGGCTCTGGACCTGGCGCGCATGCAGGAGCAGACCGTGCAGCTGGAGCACCAGAGCCGTGTCAAG GAGTATGAGGCGGCGCTGGAGCAGCTGAAGGGAGATCAGATCCGCATCCATGCTGAGGAGCGCAGGAAGACTCTGAACGAGGAGACCAAACAAAACCAGGCG AGGGCGCAGTATCAGGACAAACTGGCGCGGCAGCGGTACGATGACCAGCTCCGGCAGCAG CAACTCCTGAACGAGGAGAACCTGCGCAAACAGGAAGAGTCTGTgctgaaacaggaagccatgagGAAAG CGACCATCGAGCACGAGATGGATCTGCGGCACAAGAACGAGATGCTGCGTGTGGAGGCGGAGTCTAAAGCTCGTGGGCGTGTGGAGAGAGAGAACGCTGACATCATCCGCGAACAGATCCGACTGAAGGCGGCCGAACACAGACAGACCGTCCTCGAGTCCATAcg GACGGCCGGCGCTGTGTTCGGGGAAGGTTTCCGCACGTTTATATCAGACTGGGATAAAGTCACGGCGACG GTGGCGGGTCTCACGCTGCTGGCGGTCGGTGTTTATTCTGCTCGTAACGCGACCGCTGTGGCCGGACGATACATCGAGGCTCGGCTAGGAAAACCTTCACTAGTGCGAGAAACATCCCGATTCACTGTGGTGGAAGCCCTCAAACACCCCGTCAAG ATGGCGAAGCGTTTGAAGAGCAAACCGCAGGACGCGCTGGAGGGAGTCGTGCTCAGC CCGACGCTGGAGGAGCGCGTGCGCGACATCGCCATAGCAACGAGGAACACACGACAGAACCGCGGGCTGTACCGGAACATCCTGATGTACGGGCCGCCGGGGACCGGGAAGACTCTCTTCGCTAAG AAGCTGGCGATGCATTCTGGGATGGATTACGCCATCATGACGGGAGGAGACGTGGCCCCGATGGGTCGAGACGGAGTGACCGCGATGCACAAGGTGTTCGACTGGGCAGGAACCAGCGGCCGcgg GCTGCTGCTGTTTGTGGATGAAGCTGATGCATTCCTGCGCAAGAGATCCACC gagaaGATCAGCGAGGATCTCCGAGCGACTCTGAACGCATTCCTGTACCGCACCGGAGAACAAAGCAACAA gttcaTGCTGGTTCTGGCCAGTAATCAGCCGGAGCAGTTTGATTGGGCCATAAACGACCGAATCGATGAGATCGTGAACTTCATGCTGCCCGGActcgaggagagagagagactcgtACGACTCTACTTCGACAAATACGTGCTGCAGCCGGCCACTGGAGGACgcca gaggcTGAAGCTGGCTCAGTTTGATTACGGACTGATGTGTTCGGATATCGCGAAGCGTGTCGAGGGAATGTCTGGACGCGAAATCTCCAAACTCGCAGTCGCTTGGCAG gcggCGGCGTACTCCTCTGAGGATGGTGTACTGACCGAGGCCATGATGGATGCGCGGGTGGATGACGCTGTGAGACAGCACCAGCAGAAGATGGACTGGCTTCATGGAGAAGGGGTTCTGGATAACGAGGGCCGGACGACGCCCACCAAGGGCTCCGCTCCCCCGCTCAAGGCACAGGAAGTGCTCCGCCCTCTACAGGAAGTGCCAGCAGACCGGAGCAAACCTGACGGGACTCCAGTTTAA
- the mrpl20 gene encoding 39S ribosomal protein L20, mitochondrial, whose amino-acid sequence MVFLTLSCWTRNRGPDRYWRVQELLKSARHFRGRKNRCYSLAVRAVRRAFIYASKARKAKRRSMRQLWIQRLAAASREQHMKYPALIHNLLKCSVELNRRVLCDLSITEPRSFQALTALAQARRTEGLRAALGEGAEPPGVFSRITQLQGISQSQRS is encoded by the exons ATGGTGTTCCTCACGCTGTCCTGCTGGACCCGGAACCGCGGACCGGATCGGTACTGGAGAGTCCAGGAGCTGCTGAAGAGCGCGCgg CATTTCCGTGGCAGGAAGAACCGCTGCTACAGTCTGGCGGTGCGCGCCGTCCGCAGGGCGTTCATCTACGCCAGTAAAGCTCGGAAGGCCAAGCGACGCAGCATGAGGCAG ctctGGATCCAGCGGTTGGCGGCGGCCAGCAGAGAGCAGCACATGAAGTACCCTGCGCTCATACACAACCTGCTGAAG TGCAGCGTGGAGCTGAACAGACGTGTGCTGTGTGACCTGTCCATCACAGAGCCGCGCTCCTTCCAGGCGCTGACCGCACTGGCCCAGGCACGCCGGACCGAGGGCCTCAGAGCCGCGCTGGGCGAGGGGGCGGAGCCACCCGGCGTCTTCTCTCGCATCACACAGCTGCAGggaatcagccaatcacagcgcagcTGA